One window of the Desulfitobacterium chlororespirans DSM 11544 genome contains the following:
- a CDS encoding 3-isopropylmalate dehydratase small subunit codes for MAKAWKFGDDIDTDVIIPARYLNQNTPEHLAVHCMEDADANFAKEVKPGDVIIGGKNFGCGSSREHAPVAIKAAGVKAIIADSYARIFYRNSLNIGMPILECPEAVQGIEAGDEVSVDLETGKIVNLTRNTEFEARPFPPFMQDLIKAGGLIPYVKGRREHA; via the coding sequence ATGGCTAAGGCCTGGAAATTCGGAGATGATATCGACACCGATGTCATTATACCGGCACGCTATTTAAATCAAAATACTCCCGAGCATTTAGCGGTTCATTGCATGGAAGATGCTGACGCTAATTTTGCCAAAGAGGTAAAGCCCGGCGATGTGATCATCGGCGGCAAAAACTTTGGCTGCGGTTCTTCCCGGGAACATGCTCCGGTAGCCATTAAAGCAGCAGGGGTGAAAGCGATCATCGCCGATTCTTATGCCCGGATCTTTTACCGTAACTCCCTGAATATTGGTATGCCTATTTTGGAATGCCCCGAGGCAGTTCAAGGTATCGAAGCAGGGGATGAGGTCTCTGTGGATCTGGAGACCGGAAAGATCGTCAATCTGACCAGAAACACTGAGTTCGAAGCCCGGCCTTTCCCGCCCTTTATGCAGGATCTGATCAAAGCAGGGGGACTTATTCCATATGTGAAAGGGAGACGAGAACATGCCTAA
- the leuB gene encoding 3-isopropylmalate dehydrogenase, translating to MPKIAVLPGDGIGQEIIPQAVRVLKAVLAEADADFEFQDYPVGGAAIELVGKALPDETLQGCREADAVLLGAVGGHQWDHLPASERPETAALLGLRKGLNFYANIRPVRMIPSLLATSTLKEDVLDGVDMVVIRELTGGVYFGEKGRSDNPRSAYDKMSYSEEEIRRILVQGFETAMLRNKKLCSVDKANVLETSRLWREIANELAKEYPEVELTHMYVDNAAMQLVRNPKQFDVIVTENMFGDILTDLASMLGGSIGMLSSASLSGSQGMYEPAHGSAPDIAGKNLANPLATILSAALMLRYSFGMEAEALRIENAVEKVLEQGYRTGDLAQAGDKVVGTIEMGDAVLAAL from the coding sequence ATGCCTAAAATTGCAGTATTGCCCGGCGATGGCATCGGGCAGGAGATTATTCCTCAGGCAGTACGGGTGCTGAAAGCAGTCTTGGCGGAAGCGGATGCTGACTTTGAGTTTCAGGACTATCCCGTAGGGGGAGCAGCCATCGAATTGGTGGGGAAAGCCCTGCCGGATGAAACCTTGCAGGGGTGCCGGGAAGCTGACGCAGTTCTGTTAGGTGCGGTAGGGGGACATCAATGGGATCATCTCCCGGCCTCAGAGCGTCCGGAGACAGCGGCTCTCTTAGGCCTGCGCAAGGGGCTGAATTTCTATGCCAATATCCGCCCTGTGCGCATGATTCCCAGCCTGTTAGCCACTTCTACCCTTAAAGAGGATGTCCTGGACGGGGTGGATATGGTAGTGATCCGGGAATTGACCGGAGGGGTTTATTTCGGAGAAAAAGGCCGTTCAGATAATCCCCGTTCAGCATACGACAAGATGAGCTATTCAGAAGAAGAGATTCGGCGCATTCTGGTCCAAGGCTTTGAGACAGCCATGCTCCGCAATAAAAAACTCTGTTCCGTGGATAAAGCCAATGTTTTGGAAACCTCCCGCCTCTGGAGGGAGATAGCCAATGAATTGGCTAAAGAGTACCCTGAAGTGGAACTCACTCATATGTATGTGGATAATGCGGCCATGCAATTGGTTCGCAACCCCAAGCAATTCGATGTCATCGTCACGGAGAACATGTTCGGAGATATTCTCACCGACCTGGCTTCGATGCTGGGAGGCTCCATCGGTATGCTCTCCTCAGCCAGCTTAAGCGGCAGCCAAGGGATGTATGAACCGGCTCACGGTTCTGCCCCGGATATCGCCGGTAAGAACCTGGCTAATCCCCTGGCTACCATTCTTTCTGCGGCATTAATGCTTCGCTATTCCTTCGGTATGGAAGCCGAAGCACTGCGCATTGAAAATGCTGTGGAAAAGGTCCTGGAGCAGGGGTATCGGACCGGGGATCTGGCCCAAGCAGGAGATAAGGTTGTAGGAACGATAGAGATGGGCGATGCAGTCTTAGCTGCGCTATAA
- the ilvC gene encoding ketol-acid reductoisomerase, with the protein MAKMYYDSDASLELLQGKTIAVMGYGSQGHAQAQNLKDSGLNVVIGLRADSRRWKQAEAAGLKVATVAEAAAQADLIQILLPDERQASVYENEIKPHLTAGKCLVFSHGFNIHFGQIVPPADVDVFMVAPKSPGHLVRRTYEEGAGVPGLIAIHQDASGRAYDLALAYAKGIGCTRAGVLETTFKEETETDLFGEQAVLCGGVSELIRAGFDTLVEAGYQPESAYFECLHELKLIVDLIYEGGISRMRYSISDTAEYGDMMIGKRIITDETRKEMKKVLAEIQDGTFAKNWLLENQINRPSFNAIERKDAEHPIEKVGAELRAMMPFIKKPGE; encoded by the coding sequence ATGGCAAAAATGTATTATGATTCTGATGCAAGCTTGGAATTACTCCAAGGCAAAACCATTGCAGTGATGGGTTATGGGAGCCAAGGTCATGCTCAGGCTCAGAACTTAAAAGATTCCGGTCTCAATGTCGTCATCGGTCTGCGTGCCGATTCCCGCCGCTGGAAACAGGCTGAAGCAGCCGGTTTAAAAGTTGCCACTGTGGCTGAAGCAGCAGCTCAGGCTGATCTAATTCAGATTCTTCTCCCTGATGAGCGTCAGGCCTCCGTCTATGAGAACGAAATCAAACCCCATCTTACCGCAGGCAAATGCTTAGTGTTCTCTCACGGCTTTAATATTCATTTTGGTCAGATTGTACCTCCCGCTGATGTGGATGTTTTCATGGTCGCTCCCAAAAGCCCCGGCCATCTGGTGCGCAGAACCTATGAAGAAGGAGCCGGAGTCCCCGGATTGATAGCGATTCATCAGGATGCCAGCGGCCGTGCTTATGATCTAGCCTTGGCTTATGCCAAAGGTATCGGTTGTACCCGGGCCGGAGTTCTGGAGACCACCTTCAAGGAAGAAACGGAAACCGACCTCTTTGGTGAGCAGGCCGTACTTTGCGGCGGGGTATCCGAATTGATCCGAGCAGGCTTTGATACCTTAGTGGAAGCCGGCTACCAACCGGAGAGTGCTTATTTTGAATGCTTGCATGAATTAAAGCTGATTGTCGACCTCATCTATGAAGGCGGCATCAGCCGGATGCGTTATTCCATCTCCGACACCGCCGAGTATGGGGATATGATGATCGGGAAACGCATCATCACCGATGAAACCCGCAAAGAAATGAAAAAAGTCCTGGCGGAAATCCAGGATGGCACCTTTGCCAAAAACTGGCTCTTAGAGAACCAAATCAATCGTCCTTCCTTCAATGCTATCGAGCGCAAAGACGCCGAGCATCCTATCGAAAAAGTGGGAGCTGAGCTTCGTGCCATGATGCCCTTTATTAAGAAGCCCGGTGAATAA
- a CDS encoding D-2-hydroxyacid dehydrogenase, protein MNINKIAILDNKPRPFIQKHHVKDMKQVIPEVEVIYADDARELMAKTTDADVLLTFPYVEGIADFCKKTPSLKWIHGVVSGVDGFMKPEIQDRNIRITSTKGIHGMPIADHVLAYIFSFLRAFPHFNEYKRSKVWGDAAYSLCDETYNKTVGIIGLGNIGLYLAMKCKLLDFRVVGLKRNPIESEWVDKCYINAQIEEFLGECDFVIAIVPLTSETQNMIGERELRMMKNSAFLINIARGGVIDENALIRALQNKVIAGAGLDVFVQEPLSQSSPLWDMPNVILTPHSAAQSPFYNDRANEVFLENLRRYYRDQKLLFEVDKNRGW, encoded by the coding sequence ATGAATATAAATAAAATTGCTATACTTGATAATAAACCACGTCCGTTCATCCAGAAACATCATGTTAAAGATATGAAACAAGTTATACCTGAAGTGGAAGTCATTTATGCAGATGACGCGCGTGAACTCATGGCAAAAACTACAGATGCAGATGTTCTTCTTACTTTTCCTTACGTGGAAGGTATAGCGGACTTTTGTAAAAAGACTCCAAGTTTAAAGTGGATCCATGGCGTTGTCTCCGGGGTCGATGGGTTTATGAAACCGGAAATCCAGGATCGGAATATTCGGATTACCAGTACTAAAGGTATCCACGGTATGCCCATCGCTGATCATGTCTTGGCATATATTTTTTCCTTTCTCAGAGCGTTTCCGCACTTTAATGAATATAAGCGTTCTAAAGTATGGGGGGATGCAGCATATTCTTTATGTGATGAGACGTATAATAAGACCGTTGGCATTATAGGCTTAGGAAACATTGGATTATATTTGGCCATGAAGTGCAAGCTGTTGGATTTTAGAGTTGTCGGTTTGAAGAGGAATCCTATTGAAAGCGAATGGGTCGATAAGTGCTACATTAATGCCCAGATAGAAGAATTCTTGGGAGAGTGTGATTTTGTTATTGCAATTGTCCCTTTAACCTCTGAAACCCAAAACATGATTGGGGAGAGAGAGCTCCGAATGATGAAGAACTCTGCTTTTTTAATCAATATTGCCCGTGGTGGAGTAATTGATGAGAATGCCTTGATCAGAGCTTTGCAAAATAAAGTCATTGCTGGTGCCGGGCTTGATGTTTTCGTCCAGGAACCGCTTTCCCAAAGCAGTCCTTTATGGGATATGCCTAATGTAATTCTGACGCCGCATTCCGCTGCCCAATCTCCATTTTATAATGACCGGGCCAATGAAGTCTTTCTGGAAAATCTCCGGAGATATTATAGAGATCAAAAGCTGTTATTTGAAGTTGATAAGAATCGTGGTTGGTAG
- a CDS encoding 4Fe-4S binding protein gives MAVIKKADPVRHPDSPKKNLLDNRVIKAMLKSRWFPGIIQWPVLFVFALIVFELMAGPGSAHDNFGTAGTWVLWWPLIPIIFLLLGRFWCAICPFATVSDWIQKFVGNNRPVPKFLKKYGIWLIDIFFILITWADHTFGIVESPRGSGVLLLIITTGVIISGAFFERRTWCRYLCFLGGLSGNYARSGSLELHATPEKCAQCTTQSCYKGKSKVAGCPMFEFPRTMDSMARCNLCANCIKTCPNDSIQLSTRVPTKGLWFIKKPKFEESFLAVIIMGIVFVQNITMLEVWGKMLASLENFVGTDNYFVTFTITFIIAMAIPVLALFASSYFAKLSNKKSTIQNFAIFGYSLIPLDLAGHIAHNLFHLLAEGKSVLFTFLALFGVETHGASAAIFSNSTIQMLQFGLIGLGTLGSIYTAYRISKYNFAAEGKTFASFMPFAVLSVILGIVNVGLFILPMAMRM, from the coding sequence ATGGCAGTCATTAAAAAAGCAGATCCAGTCAGACATCCGGATTCACCCAAAAAGAATTTGCTTGATAATAGGGTGATCAAAGCTATGCTTAAGAGCCGGTGGTTTCCAGGAATCATTCAGTGGCCGGTTTTATTCGTTTTTGCACTTATTGTTTTTGAGCTCATGGCCGGACCAGGTTCAGCCCATGATAATTTCGGCACGGCAGGAACCTGGGTACTCTGGTGGCCGCTGATTCCGATTATTTTCTTGCTTCTGGGACGTTTTTGGTGTGCAATTTGCCCCTTCGCCACTGTAAGCGACTGGATACAAAAGTTTGTCGGCAATAACCGTCCTGTTCCTAAATTTTTAAAGAAATATGGCATATGGCTGATTGATATTTTCTTTATACTAATCACATGGGCGGACCATACCTTTGGGATCGTTGAAAGTCCCAGAGGCTCGGGTGTACTGTTACTGATCATCACAACGGGTGTGATAATCAGCGGAGCCTTCTTCGAACGCCGTACCTGGTGCAGGTATCTGTGTTTTCTCGGCGGCTTATCGGGTAACTATGCACGGTCGGGTTCCCTTGAGCTTCATGCTACTCCTGAAAAATGTGCACAATGTACGACTCAATCCTGCTATAAGGGAAAAAGCAAAGTTGCCGGCTGTCCCATGTTTGAATTTCCCCGTACCATGGATAGCATGGCCAGATGCAATCTCTGTGCCAATTGTATTAAAACCTGTCCCAATGATTCGATTCAATTGAGCACCCGTGTCCCGACCAAAGGATTATGGTTTATTAAAAAACCTAAATTTGAAGAATCTTTCTTAGCCGTTATCATTATGGGAATTGTTTTTGTACAGAATATCACCATGCTGGAAGTCTGGGGAAAGATGCTTGCTTCCCTGGAGAATTTTGTTGGAACAGATAATTACTTTGTAACCTTTACCATCACCTTTATTATTGCTATGGCCATTCCTGTACTTGCATTATTTGCAAGCAGTTATTTTGCTAAACTCTCCAACAAGAAAAGCACTATCCAAAATTTTGCTATCTTTGGCTATTCTCTGATACCTTTGGATCTGGCCGGGCACATTGCTCACAATCTGTTTCATCTTCTGGCTGAAGGCAAGTCGGTCCTCTTCACTTTCCTGGCCTTATTCGGAGTTGAAACTCACGGTGCTTCAGCTGCTATCTTCAGTAATTCAACCATTCAAATGCTTCAGTTTGGTTTAATTGGACTGGGTACCCTGGGATCAATCTATACAGCTTACCGAATCTCGAAATACAATTTTGCGGCAGAAGGAAAAACTTTTGCCAGCTTTATGCCTTTCGCGGTATTAAGTGTTATTCTGGGGATTGTTAATGTCGGTCTGTTTATCCTTCCCATGGCTATGCGCATGTAG
- a CDS encoding M24 family metallopeptidase, with protein MTNLGERFKCPIPNKELERRWSAIREAMKEQSIDGLIIQNHNQFLGGYIRYFLDIPAPTYGTTIFFPVNEEMTVISHGAIDGPAVPPAWATRGVLASKTYPIIQTLNYTDYDAPQAIVEKIKDSHYKKIGLVGLSLISAALYQYIVAKLPGVEIVDATDLVDAIKAVKSEDEIALIRKTVALHDHLAEAVPVLFRPGRKESEIRSELKRLAMDMGSEEQNIVVGTEANDKAFIVDPFFDNREIKQGDRMVILIEVNGPGGFYGEIARTWCLGEPSQDVLDAYAIATKAQKYIAGMLKPGAAPSDLFKANNDFLISHGYAPEKRYFAHGQGYDMVERPAFVPRETMLLKEGMFLAIHPTAANNKALAFSCDNYLITAKGAELLNKTPQIVFSV; from the coding sequence TTGACTAATTTAGGTGAAAGATTCAAATGCCCGATCCCTAATAAGGAACTAGAACGTCGGTGGTCAGCAATAAGAGAAGCGATGAAGGAACAAAGTATTGACGGCCTCATTATCCAAAATCATAATCAGTTTCTTGGGGGATATATTCGTTATTTTTTAGACATTCCTGCTCCCACTTACGGGACAACAATCTTTTTCCCGGTCAATGAAGAAATGACCGTCATCAGCCACGGCGCTATTGACGGCCCTGCTGTTCCGCCTGCATGGGCAACGCGGGGAGTGCTGGCGTCTAAAACCTATCCAATTATTCAAACTCTTAATTATACGGACTACGACGCCCCTCAGGCTATAGTAGAGAAAATTAAGGATTCACACTACAAAAAAATTGGTTTGGTAGGATTAAGTTTAATCAGTGCGGCGTTATATCAGTACATTGTTGCAAAGCTTCCTGGTGTGGAGATCGTAGATGCCACGGATTTGGTTGACGCGATCAAAGCTGTAAAGAGTGAAGACGAGATCGCCTTGATAAGGAAAACTGTTGCGTTACATGATCACCTTGCGGAAGCTGTGCCGGTCCTTTTCCGTCCAGGACGCAAGGAGTCGGAAATTCGCAGTGAATTAAAACGATTGGCAATGGATATGGGTAGTGAAGAGCAAAATATCGTGGTCGGGACAGAAGCTAATGACAAAGCATTTATTGTTGACCCATTTTTTGATAATCGAGAAATCAAACAGGGTGACAGAATGGTTATTCTGATCGAGGTCAATGGACCGGGCGGCTTCTATGGCGAAATTGCTAGAACATGGTGTTTAGGTGAGCCATCCCAAGATGTACTCGATGCCTATGCAATTGCAACAAAAGCACAGAAATATATAGCCGGGATGCTTAAGCCCGGAGCTGCTCCGTCGGACCTGTTTAAAGCTAATAATGATTTTTTGATAAGCCATGGATATGCTCCTGAAAAACGTTATTTCGCTCATGGGCAGGGATATGACATGGTAGAGCGTCCGGCCTTTGTTCCCAGAGAAACCATGTTGCTGAAAGAAGGCATGTTTTTAGCGATTCATCCGACGGCTGCAAACAATAAAGCATTGGCTTTCAGCTGTGATAATTACCTCATTACTGCGAAAGGGGCAGAACTTTTGAACAAAACGCCGCAAATCGTTTTTTCTGTCTAA
- the leuC gene encoding 3-isopropylmalate dehydratase large subunit, translated as MAMTITEKILAEHAGLDKVVPGQLITAQLDLALANDITGPVSIREFEKFGVETVWDKTKVALVPDHFTPNKDIASAELSKALREFAKKQEIVHYWEQGRVGVEHCLLPEQGVTLPGDVIIGADSHTCTYGALGAFATGVGSTDLAAGMATGEAWFRIPESIKFIFKGTKFQPWVSGKDLILYTIGKIGVDGARYRAMEFTGEGIAALSMDGRLTMCNMAVEAGAKNGIIPPDEKTLAYVNERAKRPYKVYHSDPEAQYVEVYEWDVADIPLQVAFPHLPENSKPVSEGKGIKIDQVVIGSCTNGRLEDMQVAAQILKGQKVHGDVRLIVIPGTQDIYKQAMKEGLIDIFIDAGAVVSTPTCGPCLGGYMGILAKGERALSTTNRNFVGRMGHPESEVYLSGPAVAAASAVTGEISHPEEVL; from the coding sequence ATGGCAATGACCATCACTGAGAAAATTCTTGCCGAGCATGCCGGTCTGGATAAGGTGGTACCCGGTCAATTGATTACCGCCCAACTGGATCTGGCCTTGGCCAATGATATAACCGGCCCGGTCTCTATCCGGGAATTTGAGAAGTTTGGTGTGGAAACCGTTTGGGACAAGACCAAGGTCGCCTTGGTTCCCGACCACTTTACCCCCAACAAAGACATCGCTTCTGCGGAATTAAGCAAAGCCTTAAGAGAATTTGCCAAAAAACAAGAGATTGTTCATTATTGGGAGCAGGGAAGAGTGGGTGTTGAGCACTGTCTTCTTCCTGAGCAAGGGGTGACCCTGCCGGGGGATGTGATCATCGGCGCCGATTCCCACACCTGCACTTACGGGGCTTTGGGTGCTTTCGCCACGGGAGTGGGCAGCACGGATTTAGCCGCCGGTATGGCTACCGGGGAAGCCTGGTTCAGAATTCCGGAATCCATCAAATTCATATTCAAAGGGACCAAGTTCCAGCCCTGGGTCAGCGGCAAGGATTTGATCCTTTACACTATCGGCAAAATCGGGGTGGACGGCGCCCGCTATCGGGCCATGGAATTCACCGGGGAAGGTATCGCCGCCTTGTCCATGGACGGCCGTTTAACCATGTGCAATATGGCTGTGGAAGCCGGGGCCAAAAACGGCATTATCCCTCCCGATGAAAAGACCCTGGCTTATGTGAATGAACGGGCCAAACGTCCTTATAAAGTCTATCACAGCGATCCTGAGGCTCAGTATGTGGAAGTCTATGAATGGGATGTGGCCGATATTCCCCTACAAGTGGCTTTTCCTCATTTGCCGGAGAACTCCAAACCCGTCAGTGAAGGGAAAGGAATCAAAATCGATCAAGTGGTCATCGGCTCCTGTACCAATGGCCGCCTGGAAGATATGCAGGTGGCAGCCCAGATCCTCAAGGGTCAGAAAGTCCATGGGGATGTGCGCTTAATTGTCATCCCCGGAACTCAGGATATTTATAAGCAAGCCATGAAGGAAGGCCTGATCGATATCTTTATCGATGCGGGAGCTGTGGTCAGCACTCCTACCTGCGGACCTTGCTTAGGCGGATATATGGGAATCCTAGCCAAAGGGGAGCGTGCTCTTTCCACCACCAACCGGAACTTTGTCGGACGGATGGGACATCCGGAAAGTGAGGTCTACCTGTCCGGACCGGCTGTAGCGGCAGCGTCGGCAGTAACCGGGGAAATCTCACATCCAGAGGAGGTGTTATAA
- the ilvN gene encoding acetolactate synthase small subunit: MLHTLAVLVENNPGVLTRVAGLFARRAYNINSLSVCQTENPGISRMTIVVDGDDTVIEQVSKQLHKLVVVHKVTDLTNETVVDRELALIRIKVKADTRLEVLQIVDVFRGRVVDMGRSNLTVELTGDEEKIDAFVKTIRPFGLMELVRTGKIAITRLEG, encoded by the coding sequence ATGCTGCATACTTTAGCGGTTCTTGTCGAAAATAACCCTGGTGTATTGACCAGAGTGGCCGGATTGTTCGCCCGGCGGGCCTACAATATTAACAGTCTCTCGGTGTGTCAGACGGAGAATCCCGGCATTTCCAGGATGACCATCGTTGTCGATGGGGATGATACAGTGATTGAGCAGGTTTCCAAACAGCTGCATAAGCTGGTGGTAGTTCATAAAGTGACGGATCTGACCAACGAGACGGTGGTGGATCGGGAGCTGGCTTTAATCCGCATCAAGGTGAAAGCAGATACCCGCCTGGAAGTCCTGCAAATCGTGGACGTTTTCCGGGGCCGGGTGGTGGATATGGGACGAAGCAACCTGACCGTAGAGCTCACCGGAGACGAAGAAAAAATTGATGCCTTCGTAAAAACCATACGCCCCTTTGGGCTGATGGAATTGGTGCGGACCGGAAAGATTGCCATAACCCGTTTGGAAGGCTAA
- the ilvB gene encoding biosynthetic-type acetolactate synthase large subunit, with product MGNEKESITYATGAALLLDSLVQEGVEVLFGYPGGAVLPIYDALINSPIRHLLPRHEQTAIHAADAFARVSGRVGVCLATSGPGATNLVTGIANAYMDSIPVVILTGQVPTSLLGTDSFQEVDITGITLPITKHSYLVKDPRQIPRIVKEAFYIASTGRPGPVLIDLPKNVLAATDISPAPAELNLKSYKYFTKGNAGQIEEAARVIAQSQRPVLYAGGGVITAGAGEILQQVVEKANLPVVTTLMGIGSLPTNHPNVLGMVGMHGTVTANYAVDDCDLLIAIGVRFDDRVTSGLGHRFATKAKIVHIDIDPAEIGKVARTKVPIVGNAKLVLEDLLPKISKPEISPWWEQLRLWQEEKLKTDNPNLNPQVIIETLGEIAEEDTIVTTDVGQHQMWAAQGYPVPAPRHFITSGGLGTMGFGLPAALGAQVAAPESTVFLVTGDGSFQMSIQELATAVQYQLPVKIILMNNGVLGMVRQLQMVFCDERYSQIQLTANPDFIKIAEAYGIHGIRVTETSEVRDALLEAINHPGPVLMDFIISEDEVVSPMVPPGKGLTEMLGW from the coding sequence TTGGGGAATGAGAAAGAGAGTATTACCTATGCCACGGGAGCGGCTCTTTTGCTGGATTCCTTGGTCCAGGAAGGAGTAGAAGTCCTTTTCGGGTATCCCGGCGGAGCCGTTTTGCCCATCTATGACGCTCTGATCAACAGCCCGATCCGGCATCTGCTGCCCCGGCATGAGCAGACTGCGATTCATGCCGCCGATGCCTTTGCCCGGGTCAGCGGCAGAGTAGGGGTATGTCTGGCCACCTCCGGGCCGGGAGCAACGAATTTAGTCACCGGGATTGCCAATGCCTATATGGATTCCATACCCGTTGTGATCTTAACCGGGCAAGTCCCCACCAGTCTATTGGGGACGGATTCTTTCCAGGAAGTGGATATCACAGGGATTACCCTTCCCATCACCAAACATTCTTACCTGGTCAAGGACCCGCGGCAGATCCCGCGGATCGTCAAGGAGGCCTTTTATATTGCCAGCACGGGACGACCCGGCCCTGTCTTAATCGACTTGCCTAAAAACGTTCTGGCAGCAACAGATATCAGTCCGGCCCCGGCAGAGCTGAACCTGAAAAGCTATAAGTACTTTACCAAGGGGAATGCGGGGCAGATCGAAGAAGCCGCCCGGGTCATTGCTCAGTCCCAGCGGCCGGTTCTCTATGCCGGGGGAGGAGTGATCACGGCCGGAGCCGGTGAAATCCTTCAGCAAGTGGTGGAAAAGGCCAACCTTCCGGTGGTCACTACCCTGATGGGGATAGGAAGCCTGCCCACAAACCACCCCAATGTTTTGGGCATGGTGGGGATGCACGGGACTGTGACGGCGAATTATGCCGTAGATGATTGTGATCTGCTGATTGCCATCGGGGTCCGCTTCGACGACCGGGTCACCAGCGGTTTAGGCCATCGTTTTGCCACGAAAGCCAAAATCGTTCATATCGATATTGATCCGGCCGAAATCGGCAAAGTCGCAAGAACCAAGGTACCCATTGTGGGCAATGCCAAATTGGTTTTGGAAGATCTTTTGCCGAAAATCAGCAAACCGGAAATTTCGCCTTGGTGGGAGCAACTCCGCTTGTGGCAGGAAGAAAAACTCAAGACCGATAATCCCAACCTCAATCCCCAGGTGATTATTGAGACTCTAGGCGAAATTGCCGAGGAAGATACCATTGTCACCACCGATGTGGGCCAGCATCAGATGTGGGCCGCCCAAGGCTATCCGGTTCCAGCCCCCCGGCACTTTATCACCAGCGGCGGTCTGGGCACCATGGGTTTTGGATTGCCTGCAGCTCTCGGAGCTCAAGTCGCTGCTCCTGAAAGCACTGTTTTTCTGGTCACAGGGGACGGCTCCTTCCAGATGAGCATTCAGGAGCTGGCTACCGCCGTGCAATACCAGCTTCCGGTGAAGATTATCCTCATGAATAACGGGGTTTTAGGTATGGTTCGCCAGCTGCAAATGGTTTTTTGCGATGAACGCTATAGTCAGATTCAGCTTACCGCCAACCCTGATTTTATCAAGATTGCCGAAGCTTACGGCATTCACGGAATCCGCGTTACGGAGACTTCCGAAGTCCGCGATGCTCTCTTGGAAGCTATTAATCATCCCGGTCCGGTACTCATGGATTTCATTATATCCGAAGATGAAGTGGTCTCTCCCATGGTCCCCCCAGGGAAGGGACTCACAGAAATGTTGGGGTGGTGA
- a CDS encoding type II toxin-antitoxin system Phd/YefM family antitoxin encodes MPIIRPMADLRDTGKISELCCQKDEPVFITKNGIAHLVVMSIDTYEKQMGLLEIYRKLSAAEKQLEEGVPLLTGSEVFGKLRENVLPY; translated from the coding sequence ATGCCTATCATTCGTCCGATGGCTGATCTGAGAGACACAGGAAAAATTTCTGAACTATGTTGCCAAAAAGATGAACCTGTGTTCATAACCAAAAATGGAATCGCGCATCTTGTTGTTATGAGTATAGATACCTATGAGAAACAGATGGGACTTCTGGAAATCTATCGGAAACTAAGTGCTGCAGAAAAACAACTTGAGGAAGGGGTACCTCTTCTCACAGGAAGTGAAGTCTTTGGCAAACTAAGGGAAAATGTTCTACCTTATTAA